A part of Curtobacterium sp. MCLR17_036 genomic DNA contains:
- a CDS encoding glycoside hydrolase family 13 protein: MTDVLPTTGTAATDETWWRQASVYQIYPRSFADANGDGIGDLPGITERVPYLASLGIEAVWLSPFYPSALADGGYDVDDYRDVDPRLGSLDDFDRLVEALHGAGIRVIVDVVPNHTSDRHVWFREALASEKGSAARDRYVFRDGTGPDGQEPPADWVSIFGGPAWSPVGDGQWYLHNFAKEQPDLNWANREVRDDFLHTLRFWSDRGVDGFRIDVAHGLAKDLPEGELPTWAEVLAAPKDGSHILWDRDDVHEIYAEWRKVFDEYTPARTAVAEAWVAADRRARYASADGLGQAFNFDLLEADFDAGTFREIIEFNLGLAEQSGSSTTWVFSNHDVVRHPTRYALPPRNGSPDKQGSAWLLAGGSRDDLDLALGLRRAQAATLLELALPGSAYLYQGEELGLHEVGDIPDADRQDPAFFRNPGVDVGRDGCRVPIPWTRSGPSYGFGPGGSHLPQPAWFAGSSVEAEDADPDSTLNLYRKALALRGQLQSEERLEWLETGRDDVLAFRRPNGWTSVTVFGDEPFALPSGELLLASAPVADGTLAGVGTAWLRS; this comes from the coding sequence ATGACCGACGTCCTGCCCACGACGGGAACGGCAGCCACCGACGAGACCTGGTGGCGCCAGGCGAGCGTCTACCAGATCTACCCGCGCTCGTTCGCCGACGCGAACGGCGACGGCATCGGCGACCTGCCGGGCATCACCGAGCGCGTGCCGTACCTGGCCTCGCTCGGCATCGAGGCCGTCTGGCTCAGCCCGTTCTACCCGTCCGCCCTCGCCGACGGCGGCTACGACGTCGACGACTACCGTGACGTCGACCCGCGGCTCGGCTCCCTCGACGACTTCGACCGCCTGGTCGAGGCGCTGCACGGCGCCGGCATCCGGGTCATCGTCGACGTGGTCCCCAACCACACGAGCGACCGACACGTGTGGTTCCGCGAGGCCCTGGCGTCGGAGAAGGGCTCGGCGGCCCGCGACCGCTACGTCTTCCGCGACGGCACCGGCCCGGACGGCCAGGAGCCGCCGGCCGACTGGGTGTCGATCTTCGGCGGCCCGGCCTGGTCCCCCGTCGGCGACGGCCAGTGGTACCTGCACAACTTCGCGAAGGAGCAGCCCGACCTGAACTGGGCGAACCGCGAGGTCCGCGACGACTTCCTGCACACGCTGCGCTTCTGGTCCGACCGCGGGGTGGACGGCTTCCGGATCGACGTCGCCCACGGGCTGGCGAAGGACCTGCCCGAGGGCGAGCTGCCGACGTGGGCCGAGGTCCTCGCCGCGCCGAAGGACGGCTCGCACATCCTCTGGGACCGCGACGACGTGCACGAGATCTACGCCGAGTGGCGGAAGGTGTTCGACGAGTACACGCCGGCCCGCACCGCGGTCGCCGAGGCCTGGGTCGCGGCCGACCGCCGCGCGCGCTACGCGAGCGCCGACGGGCTCGGCCAGGCGTTCAACTTCGACCTGCTCGAGGCCGACTTCGACGCCGGCACATTCCGGGAGATCATCGAGTTCAACCTCGGCCTCGCCGAGCAGTCGGGCTCGTCGACCACGTGGGTGTTCTCGAACCACGACGTCGTCCGCCACCCGACCCGCTACGCACTGCCGCCGCGGAACGGCTCCCCCGACAAGCAGGGCAGCGCCTGGCTGCTCGCCGGCGGGTCCCGCGACGACCTCGACCTCGCGCTCGGCCTGCGCCGCGCGCAGGCGGCGACGCTGCTCGAGCTCGCCCTGCCCGGCTCCGCGTACCTGTACCAGGGCGAGGAGCTCGGCCTGCACGAGGTCGGCGACATCCCGGACGCCGACCGCCAGGACCCCGCGTTCTTCCGGAACCCCGGCGTCGACGTCGGCCGCGACGGCTGCCGCGTCCCGATCCCGTGGACCCGCTCCGGCCCGTCGTACGGCTTCGGTCCGGGCGGCTCGCACCTGCCGCAGCCGGCCTGGTTCGCCGGGTCGAGCGTCGAGGCCGAGGACGCCGACCCGGACTCGACGCTCAACCTGTACCGGAAGGCCCTCGCCCTGCGCGGGCAGCTGCAGTCCGAGGAGCGGCTCGAGTGGCTCGAGACCGGCCGCGACGACGTGCTCGCCTTCCGTCGTCCGAACGGCTGGACGAGCGTGACGGTGTTCGGCGACGAGCCCTTCGCCCTGCCGTCGGGCGAGCTGCTGCTCGCCTCGGCTCCGGTGGCCGACGGCACGCTGGCCGGCGTCGGTACCGCCTGGTTGCGTTCCTGA
- a CDS encoding ATP-binding cassette domain-containing protein, whose product MSGASIDVRDFVMRFGDRTVVDRLSFDIAPGETFGLLGSNGSGKTTTIRALLGITAPTEGTLTIDGEPYRPATGGIGYLPEERGLYRKESVIDVMSYFGRLRGLRGTDATAWSMDYLARVGLADRAKARVDKLSGGQQQKVQLGITIMDRPRLLILDEPTKGLDPVNRRLLLDLVAERKADGATVILVTHHMDEVERLCDRILLLKDGTAAAYGTIPDVQDAFGGAVARVGVDGTVPPSDLYRLARHEGHVAYLVPTAAAAADGADILASLVAAGVHVTAFAMRRIPLDEIFVQVYGHDALTAETAGAGARA is encoded by the coding sequence ATGAGCGGGGCGAGCATCGACGTGCGGGACTTCGTGATGCGGTTCGGCGACCGCACCGTCGTCGACCGCCTGTCGTTCGACATCGCTCCCGGTGAGACGTTCGGGTTGCTCGGCAGCAACGGCTCCGGCAAGACCACCACGATCCGTGCCCTGCTCGGCATCACCGCCCCGACCGAGGGCACCCTGACGATCGACGGCGAACCGTACCGACCCGCGACCGGTGGGATCGGCTACCTGCCCGAGGAGCGCGGGCTGTACCGCAAGGAGTCCGTCATCGACGTGATGTCGTACTTCGGCCGGTTGCGGGGCCTGCGCGGCACGGACGCCACGGCCTGGAGCATGGACTACCTGGCCCGCGTCGGCCTTGCGGACCGCGCGAAGGCCCGCGTCGACAAGCTCTCCGGCGGCCAGCAGCAGAAGGTGCAGCTCGGCATCACGATCATGGACCGGCCGCGGCTGCTCATCCTCGACGAACCAACGAAGGGCCTCGACCCGGTCAACCGACGACTGCTGCTCGACCTGGTCGCCGAGCGCAAGGCCGACGGCGCCACCGTGATCCTCGTCACGCACCACATGGACGAGGTCGAACGGCTCTGCGACCGCATCCTGCTGCTCAAGGACGGCACCGCCGCCGCGTACGGCACGATCCCGGACGTGCAGGACGCCTTCGGCGGCGCCGTCGCGCGCGTCGGGGTCGACGGCACGGTCCCGCCGTCCGACCTGTACCGGCTCGCCCGGCACGAGGGGCACGTCGCCTACCTGGTGCCGACCGCGGCCGCGGCCGCCGACGGCGCGGACATCCTGGCGTCGCTCGTCGCCGCCGGTGTGCACGTCACCGCGTTCGCGATGCGCCGGATCCCCCTCGACGAGATCTTCGTGCAGGTGTACGGCCACGACGCCCTGACGGCGGAGACCGCCGGTGCGGGGGCCCGCGCGTGA